Sequence from the Rutidosis leptorrhynchoides isolate AG116_Rl617_1_P2 chromosome 3, CSIRO_AGI_Rlap_v1, whole genome shotgun sequence genome:
AAAAAGGGATATGTtgcaaaataaaatataaatttcttTGATGTAACATCACAAATGTAAGCTCCTCGTTAAGATTCAACACATTTGTTGTCAGTTGGGGTGGGCTAAATGAAGAAATGAAGTTAGATATGCAGAGAATATGGAAGAGAAACTTAGGCAGAGATGATAGATGTATCGCTGATAATGGCAGAGAGGTACGTACGActgctgttaatgatagttatttgTTTTTGGACTCtgattacatttatatttatttttcttgaTTTTGTTCAGGCTAGATTTCCTTTTCTGGATGAGAATGTAATAAAGTTACTGCTTGATATTCCACTATGGGAGATTGCAGATCTTCGCCAACCAAGCGGAGTTGGAGATAAGAAAATCTTGCGAGAGGTAAAGTAATGTGTGGTTATTAAAAGGAAATTGGAAATGGGTTGAATGAGCGGGTCACATAAAGTGCGTGTTTATTGCCTAAAAcatgttattagttataatatagttttagtttttatagtaatatatttcaaattcatatagtAATACTACGATACAAAATTTCGACAAAAACATTGTTTTAGCTCAACTTAACCCGTACAAATATTAGCCATTTGTACCCTATAACCCTTTTTTATGCGTTCCTAAACCTGACCATGTTGTAACTTTAATTTGCACATCTGTGTATTTGCCTATTTTTTTATGTTCCATTTATCTGTTTCACATTTTCATTCCATATCAAGTATCAAGTATTAGCTactttttttcttctgtttttttgCAGGTTGCAAGAATGCTTCACTTGCATGAAGCAGCTGTTCTACCTAAAAGAGCTATACAGGTATCATTAATTATCATAAATACTATACATCGTCTGTCATCTTTGTGTGCCAATTCTGCATTATGTTGATAGTGCCCTTGTCTTTATAGCGATGACCTGCATCGGGTGTGTGTTTGAATTTGCGATTTTGAAATTAAATTAATTATCTTGCCATTTTGAAGTCAGAATATTCAACTTTTATCATTTGGATATACATAGTACCTTTTATTGTATGATTTGGAATATCGCTATTCACCTTTCAAGACGCACAACCAAACACTTGACCTTTACTTCGTTTACTGTCCCTTGGCCTAACAATGCCATTATCATACTTTGACTTCCAGTTTGTCTGTTCGCAGTTTGGTTCAAGAATAGCAAGGGAATCAAACCGCAAGAATTTTGGAAGTAATCGTGCTGCAAATCAAGCATCCGCCGGAAGTGCATTCATTCACCCTATCTGATGAGTTTCATGACGCCATTTTCACCCCCTCTTTCACCGGTCTTTTCATCACACTGTTCGGCCAAAATTACCAGAGATAATGTGATTGGTCAATACACTGAAAAGAAGATTTGGACCGTACCTTGTCTATTATGAAACCTCCATTTGATGCCTGGATTATTTGAACCTAGTGGGTTCAATCCATAATTTGAGACTTTATGATGATTAGGAGAAGTTGTAATgtactgtattattattttttttattatacatGTCATATGCAGTTatctctagttttttttttttttttttttttttttttttttttttttttttttttttttgttcttcgtGAGCCTATCATGTTCCCTATTATAATCATCTTTTTCAATAACGAATTTGCATCTGTATGAAAAGCCTCTCTTAAGACCCATGATGACAAATTTCTTTTGGTATTTATTTGTGATTGTAAATTGTACGGAGTAAGTACTACTACTATTTAGATTGGTCAGTAATGAAGCTTAACATAAAGTTACAAGCCAATATGATAAATGTTGTCATATGTTTTAATCACTTTCAAGATATCTCTTTAACACATATCAATGAAGATGTGTTATGAATGTCCTGTTTAAATTTAACTTGATGGTCACTGAAATCCGACACCATTTAGAACGATCACGTGTTTGGCATTGATCAAAAGGCATGATGGTTTGATGAAACTAAAACTTAGATGTTAGATCTGAGTTATGGTTGTACCACCATGCGAAATTGAAAGAGAGCAAACATTAGTTGTTCTAGTACGATCATTGCAATTTTGATGTGTTAGATTAATGACtattattataaaagataaaaCGTCAGGGGTATTTTATGTCATTTTCTTAAAGATACAGGATTAAATACACAATATTCAAAAACCTTGTCCTCAAATAATAAACCCTCGCTCCGGCGCGGCTGTATCTACGTCACTCAGTCGATTTCGCCACCGTACGTCTCGAGTAAATCAATGGAGAGTAGCTGTAGCTCGAACGATGTTGAAAAATGGAGTGCAGAGGAATCAATAGCTGGCAATTCTGAAGCTCTGCAAGCTCTTCGTGAACTTATTACATATCCTCTTCTCTATTCTCGTGAAGCCAGAAAACTCGGCCTTaaggtatacatatacatatacatatacatatacatatacatatacatatacatatacatatacatatacatatacatatacatatacatatacatattcatatacgTGTATATAGATACGTACCTTCATACAGTTAATTATCTGTTTATGATTTTGTATCTGTGTAGTGGCCTCGCGGTTTGTTGTTGTACGGTCCACCTGGCACTGGAAAGGTACATTCAATTTTGTAATAGGAGAAGTAGTTGTAAATCAAACGATGTTTAATTTGATTTTACATATATTTTTAGTGAATTATAGATGCACTGTAATTTTCGAATTCTAAATTTTAGTAAAATAGAGATGCACTGTGATTTTCGATTCGATTTCGATTAGTGAATTTGATGATGTTTGTTATGGATGTTAGACTAGTTTGGTTCGTGCAGTTGTTCGTGAATGTGATGCACACTTGATAGTTCTGAGGTACTGCATGTTAAGTTGTTATCTTTTGAATGGACAGTTAATCAGTTATAGGTATGAGGTATGCTGATCATAGTTCTCTAACTTTTGGTTTCGTGTTCTCTTGTAGTCCACACTCTGTTCACAGAGCTCATGCAGGTGAAAGCGAGAAAGTGTTGCGGGATGCTTTTGCTGAAGCATCTTCGCACATAAAATTGGGAAAGCCTTCTGTTATTTTTATTGATGAAATTGATGCTATTTGTCCCCGTCGTGATTCTAGGTACATAACAACCTTATTATTCTCCTCGTGTAGCCCTAGAATATATAATTTACCATCCCTCAAGAATAtctgatttttattttttatttatatttttagagtAATGCTAATGCTAATTCAATAACCTATTCACCTCGTATTAATCATCACTTCTGTATATGTTATTCACAAGAGTAATTTCAACGTTGTGTTTTTTTGGTTTTCTTACTGCATTTCAACATTATCAATAATGAGTTTAAATGTGAAGTAACCCCATTTGCTGCTTATCACGTGTCTGGAAATACAGAAAACAGCAAGATATTCGTGTATCTTCTCAACTTATCATGTTAATGGACTCTAGCGCAACAACAAAATCAGGAACCAAAGTTGTGGTGGTAGCATCAACTAACAGGTAAAGGCTTGATTGACTCAGTGGATTATGTAAAATGGTTCCACCTAAGATTGAAGAAGTTGGTAATTTGTGATCTTGTTTATTCGCATGACTAGTTGTCAGTTGTAGACCATCTTTATTCACATATTGTGCCATCTCTAATAAATGGTTTAATTTTTTTGTTCTTTGCCAGAGTAGATGCACTTGATCCTGCACTAAGAAGGTCTGGCCGATTTGATGCTGAAATCGAAGTCACTACTCCGAGTGAAGAAGAACGCCTTCAAATTCTCAAGGTAAAATGTAAACTTCATTTAGGTTATTGGTGGACATATTAGGTGGTTTGTATTTGTTTCTAGGAGCATAGAACTTGTACTACCCTAAAAGCTAGATTGCATTGTGTTTCATTGGCAAGACATGGATAGAAATATATCAACTAATGAAGAGAGAATTTATCAAACTTGTCTAATAAGTTGGTTAGAAAATAACACCTTTATTCGGGACTCGTGATATACGTTAAATCCTAGATAAGGGTCTAACCAGTTATTTATAACTAATGGAAGATTAATATTATTCTTTTTTGAAGATTAATATTCTTCTTTTTTGGTCTACCCTTGATCCCTTGTTTCAGCTATATACAAAGAAAGTTCCACTGGATCCTAGTGTTGATTTGGGAGTAATAGCAACTATGTGCAATGGCTACGTTGGGGCAGATTTAGAAGCTTTATGTCGTGAGGCGACAATGTGTGCAGTAAAAAGATGTTCAAATGCAGATGTAGAAGCCGATTTATGCACCTTAATAATGGATGATTGGACCAGTGCTCGGTCTATTGTGGGCCCAAGCATAACAAGAGGTGTTACTGTTGAAATTCCCAAGGTATCTTGGGATGATATTGGCGGATTACACGATTTAAAGGTGCGTGACATGAGGGACCCGCTGCACGATTTACCTTTGATATTCTTTTTTATGTAATTTTATGATGTCGGATTGAATGGTGCAGAAAAAACTGAAACAAGCTGTTGAATGGCCTTTAAAACATTCGGATGCGTTTTCGAGATTGGGTGTATCGCCTATGCGTGGAATACTTCTTCATGGACCTCCGGGATGCTCGAAAACGACTCTTGCTAAAGCAGCAGCTCATGCTGCGCAAGCTTCTTTCTTTTCTTTAAGGTTTGACCATTGACCATATTGTGTTAGACTGTTCTTTTTATGAGTGTGTTTATGTTTAAGGTTGACGAggtattatcattgtgagttatgttTCAGTGGTGCGGAATTATTTTCAATGTATGTTGGAGAAGGTGAAGCTTTATTACGTAATACGTTTCGTAGAGCTCGCCTTGTTGCACCAAGCATAATCTTCTTTGATGAAGCTGACGTCGTTGCTGCAAAACGGTAAATATCCACCATCAAAAAAGGCGGGATTTGTataatgtcaaaaaaaaaaaaaaaaaaaaaaaaaaaaaacacaaacaaAGCTTATGAGTTTATGAAGTAACCTGTAAGAATGAACGTATCCGATTTGGTGGTGTTTGATTTTCTACTGGTAGCAACATTAGAAATTTCTTTTCTACATTTCATGAGTTTTATGTCTATTGCTAGTATGCAAGGTGAATTCTAGAAAGCATAATCAAATCAAACACAATAAAGAATTCTTAAAATATGTCTTTCCTAACTTTGTAATAGAGATCTTATCATCGACCGTTTTTGTAAAATAAGCAGAGGAACGGGTTCAAGCGGGAGTACAACAGTTGGAGAAAGACTTCTATCTACTCTACTCACTGAAATGGATGGTTTAGAAGAAGCTAAGGTACGTGCACAGTTATACGTGATGTAGAGAGAACATAACCCGAGTTACATGTTTCGCTGACATCATTCTCATTTTCATTCATCAGGGAATACTTGTTTTGGCTGCCACAAATCGACCACACGCAATCGATGCTGCCCTAATGCGACCTGGACGATTCGATCTCGTAATACTTCACCCTATTAATATTTTAGTCAAATAAGATTATATAGACAAAATATCACGAATGGTCTTCTTGGTTTGTATCAGAAATCACCGGTGGTCCCTGTACTTTTTTCTGTCAAGGATGGTCCTGTGATTTGCATTTGAATCACCGGTGGTCCCTGTGATTTGTGTTTTTTTTTATCAAAGATGTTCCCTGTGGATATGCACCACAGGGATCATCGGTGATTGAAAatgcaaaccacagggaccatctgTGACGGAAAACTGTACAGGGACCAGACCTAGAAGCTCGGATGCTTTTAATAACATTGAAACTTGCATCTAATGTTACAGGTGTTATATGTGCCCCCACCAGACCTAGAGGCTCGGCATGAAATACTGCGTGTGCATACACGAGGCATGAAACTTGGTAACGATGTTGATCTCAAACAAATAGCCGAAGCAACCGAGCGTTTTACGGGGGCTGAGTTAGAAGGCTTATGTAGAGAAGCTGGAATTGTAGCTCTCAGAGAAGACATAACTGCCACTATCATACATTCGCGACATTTTGAAACTGTTAAAAGCTCGTTAAAGCCAGCGTTGACTAGTCAAGAAATAGAATCATATGCATCTTATATGAAGAAGCAGCCAACACGAAAACTGCCTCGTCAGCTTGCATATGCTGGTAGGGAAAAACACAAGCTCACGAAAAGATGGTTGCCTAGACCTGTGGTTTCTGTTACGATTGCTCTTGCTCTCGTCGGTTCTATAGTAATTGTTGGTTCGAGAAATTATTTTATGAGCTACTCGCAAAGTCCGATTTCAGGAAGACTAGTGAGCACATAACAGTTGGTCATACTTTCTTAAAGTTATAAAGGTTCATATAGGTGTACTTATTTTTGCTGATTAGTTCAGCATTTGGTTTTTGGTTTTTGGTTTTGTATGTTAGGTTGTGTCGTTTTGATATATGGATATTGACTGAACAGTAATACTGTATTAGGTATTACTTATTAGATAGGAGTAGGGGTGTAAACGACGGCTTGGTTAGGCCCGAGCTCGAGCTCTTTTACTGAGCGATCTTTGAAAGATGTTCAAGTTCAAATttgagctcgtttaggctcggttCAAATTGGGTTGCTAACGAGTTGACCTCGAGTAGTTCGGTTCATTtacactcctactactcctacataGTGATTATTATTACTTTTGTTTTTACGAAAAAACAAGGAAATTATATTAAGAATGGAAATTTTTTCCTGATGTTCATTGCAAGACACTACAAACAAACCAATCTAAACAAGTAAATCGGCACTAACCAGAGACAAAACAAGACTACCCTAAAACAACCAACAAAATAAAAAAGCTATATGCGAAAATGACAagcaagaaaaagaaaagaaaaaacttgaaaaaaaaaaaaaaaaaaaaaaaaaacgttccaaACGAAGAATTCAAGTAATATGACAACCATCAAAACCTCCAACAAACACTTGATCGGACCACAACATCTAAATCTAAATTAACCACCAAAACAAAAATTATACGGAGTATTTAAGAagggcttattattattattattattattattattattattattatcatcatcatcatcatcatcatcatcatcatcatcatcatcatcatcatcatcatcatcattattattattattattattattattattattattattattattattattaaactactcCAGTAAGTGGATTTGTTTATGTATATGCTGTTGTTAAAGTAATGTAAAACTGCTCGATTTGTTTATATATACGTATATAGAATGGTGTTAAATTACTGTATTAGGTGTTTATGTATATTTATTTAGTTCCATCATTTTATTTTAAATACCTGGGAAACGTTTAATGTTGGATCGGTTTTGGTAATGGGATAAAATGGGTTTGTATAGAAATGGGCCATGAGTCAAACGGGTAAAATCTTTAAACGGGTCTAAATGGCTCAGGCTAGGTAACGGGTCGAAACAGGAGTAGTAGTCAAATGGGTCGAATGGATTAAAACGGGTCGAATGGATTAAAACGGATATGGTCGGGTTAGGACCCATTGTTTGCCTCTTCTTTATAAATGAAATAGAAGTTTTACAATGAGGAGAAATGGACTGTCGTTTGATTTATGTATTAGGTGTTTATGTATATTTGTGCTGGTGTTATCTATCGGGTCATAATAGTTATTGTTTTATGGATATGGGTCGACTCTGTCATTACTTGTGGGAAACGGGTCAAGATTGCTACTATTACTGTCTACTGGGTCATATTTTCAGCCTTATTTCTAATTTGGGTCATTGCTGCTACtactgtttattattattattattattattattattattattattatgttataattcagtaggcttataactacctttaatggttataagaacaaagagagaaaaagagagaagaaggagagaagaaatattgatattgatatttcaagagaaatggtgcaccttaaatggttaccatacatgtctatttatagtataaaatattgctatgcaagaaatataataataataaaattaatatccaatctagatattttataacacaatctagatattttataacactcccccttggatgacaattttattagagaataactagtactgcctcgttaaaaaccttgctaaagaaaacccattgggataaaactttagctaagggaaaaagagtgcagtatagagttgactccccctcaagtaggcaacgcctgagttgttacatcttctgaacatgcctcatgccaatattatgaacgtgtgttctgaaaatagcagttggcagtgctttggtataaagatcagcagagttgttgattgaacgtatctcattttaatctggttgtcttttacgagatcttgagtatatgagaagaatctgaggttttcacctgaaactgtatcatctaaatcttttatgtacaagtttagcccctgtgatttgtctacagtctccttcatggtttgctcaaacccttgtttcaattcctattcccttgtagtcttttctgagccttaccaatataccattcttttccatcaaacttatgaccgttaagaccgtttatagctttagcgcctcgtcagcatttatgttttgttctgtcatttttgatactcttctttcatttgtattatgtaagctgtattatcttcatagatagttgttacgcttttatagcgttctagtccacaagaatcaataatgatttgtatcattgatcttaactaaaatcattcccgagtagcttcatgtaatgcaatcacttcggcatgatttgatgatgttgcaacaagtgtttgttttaagaacgccatgattttgtggtacctccatttaggaatacatatcgagtttgagatttatctttatgaggatttgatgaatgacctgtatatacataatcaacaaaatcttgttttgaaacgttagaataaaataattttaaatcagcagtttctcaagggtatcaaaatatgtgtttgatcccgctccattgtcatttgagctgaatcttaccaacaaattaactgcaagagaaatgtcaggtcttgtacaatctataagatacataagaacctcaattgcactaaaatatggaacttccgatctgttaagattttcatgatcttcgcagggatgaaatagatcagtgtcaatattgagtgatctaacaacaatgagtttgtctttaaaaaaaatgttttaaaatcttttcggtataagttgtttgatgtacaagtaaaccattaggcatatgctcaatttgtaatccaaggtaatacttggttttttcaagatctttcatttcaaaataattctttagaagttgaatgatttcatagatctctttatttgttcatatgatgttaagaacattgacataaacaactacgatctcatatccgaacattgtttttataaaacatacgtgcaaaataagtttatatttatacccttttttttttatcaagtagtcatttaatcggttataccacatacgtcccgtttgtataaacccacttagaaatctttgtgatttaatggaatatattcccttgggttttacattagatgcttatgataccttaaccctttaggtatattcatatatatcactattaagtgatccatacagataagtagtaacaacattcatagatgcatttaaataactaccaggttgattaagtatctaataagtaattgtatccattacaggaggataatttttcctcctaattcatttctggtctttgtgggaaatattgagttacaagtctagttttgccttgtaacttcatttgcacatttcttttcggataaaaattcatttgtatcccatacgttt
This genomic interval carries:
- the LOC139896823 gene encoding cell division control protein 48 homolog B — protein: MESSCSSNDVEKWSAEESIAGNSEALQALRELITYPLLYSREARKLGLKWPRGLLLYGPPGTGKTSLVRAVVRECDAHLIVLSPHSVHRAHAGESEKVLRDAFAEASSHIKLGKPSVIFIDEIDAICPRRDSRKQQDIRVSSQLIMLMDSSATTKSGTKVVVVASTNRVDALDPALRRSGRFDAEIEVTTPSEEERLQILKLYTKKVPLDPSVDLGVIATMCNGYVGADLEALCREATMCAVKRCSNADVEADLCTLIMDDWTSARSIVGPSITRGVTVEIPKVSWDDIGGLHDLKKKLKQAVEWPLKHSDAFSRLGVSPMRGILLHGPPGCSKTTLAKAAAHAAQASFFSLSGAELFSMYVGEGEALLRNTFRRARLVAPSIIFFDEADVVAAKRGTGSSGSTTVGERLLSTLLTEMDGLEEAKGILVLAATNRPHAIDAALMRPGRFDLVLYVPPPDLEARHEILRVHTRGMKLGNDVDLKQIAEATERFTGAELEGLCREAGIVALREDITATIIHSRHFETVKSSLKPALTSQEIESYASYMKKQPTRKLPRQLAYAGREKHKLTKRWLPRPVVSVTIALALVGSIVIVGSRNYFMSYSQSPISGRLVST